In one Pygocentrus nattereri isolate fPygNat1 chromosome 21, fPygNat1.pri, whole genome shotgun sequence genomic region, the following are encoded:
- the LOC108435656 gene encoding solute carrier family 2, facilitated glucose transporter member 9-like, whose amino-acid sequence MDMDSALRQMVRGKALLFIVVLSLGGSFQVGCNLTLISSPTPFIKSFINSSWTERYGEAPGENMVTLIWSTIASSFAFGGLFGSISVRWITNHLGRKRAMIWNNAISFVALGTMIASRFANSFEMIMLSRFLFGFISGLATNIHCLYLGDSSPKKIRGMVSLTVALSLSSGKLFGQFMGLSEILGREDLWNILLGIPAFFSIIQMVTLPFFPEAPRYLLIEKGNTEECKKALQFLWGPGDYKLEIEEMLLEQAALRGERSKTLLELLRDRNVRWQLLSLFIIQEAIQFCGISALSLYSFSIFQEAGIHVDEIRYVTMGVGLSEVLTNITCGLLIDRVGRRVLLWVGFGIMAVIMALMTLTLELKDYSFWIPYSTIALIFLFVIFYGAGPAGVFPPLSHEIFVQSYRSAAFVFIGILMWGGFTVLGFIFPFLMVTLKSFSFVLFSGVCLAASLYVFFILPETKGKTPLEISEEFRNITVCGSSTDMDLCLETKL is encoded by the exons ATGGACATGGACAGCGCGTTAAGGCAAATG GTTCGTGGGAAGGCTCTGCTCTTCATTGTAGTTCTTAGCCTGGGAGGATCTTTCCAGGTTGGATGCAACCTTACGCTCATCAGCTCACCAACTCCG TTCATTAAGAGCTTTATTAACAGCAGCTGGACTGAGCGCTATGGAGAAGCTCCAGGAGAGAACATGGTCACACTCATATGGTCCACTATAGCGTCCAGCTTTGCTTTTGGTGGCCTGTTTGGATCCATCAGTGTCCGCTGGATCACCAACCACTTGGGGAG aaagagaGCTATGATCTGGAACAACGCGATCAGCTTTGTTGCTTTAGGCACCATGATCGCAAGCAGATTCGCAAACTCGTTCGAGATGATTATGCTCTCTCGCTTTCTGTTTGGGTTCATCTCAG GGTTAGCTACGAACATCCATTGCCTCTACCTTGGAGACAGCTCACCCAAGAAAATAAGAGGAATGGTCTCGCTTACGGTCGCTCTCTCCTTATCTAGTGGCAAGCTGTTTGGACAGTTCATGGGACTAAG TGAGATCCTGGGTCGAGAGGACTTGTGGAATATCCTGCTCGGCATCCCAGCGTTTTTCTCAATAATTCAGATGGTAACACTGCCTTTCTTCCCTGAAGCACCGAGATACTTACTAATAGAGAAGGGCAACACTGAGGAGTGTAAAAAAG CGCTGCAGTTTCTGTGGGGTCCGGGGGACTATAAGCTGGAGATTGAGGAGATGCTGCTAGAGCAGGCAGCTCTGAGAGGAGAGCGCAGTAAGACACTGCTGGAGCTGCTGAGGGACCGAAATGTACGCTGGCAACTTCTCAGTTTGTTCATCATCCAAGAAGCTATTCAGTTCTGTGGCATCTCGGCG CTCAGCCTATATTCTTTCAGCATCTTTCAGGAGGCTGGAATTCATGTGGATGAGATTCGTTATGTTACTATGGGGGTCGGGCTGTCCGAGGTCCTCACCAACATCACATGT GGCCTGCTGATTGACCGTGTGGGCAGGAGAGTGCTGCTTTGGGTCGGTTTTGGTATTATGGCAGTCATTATGGCACTGATGACCCTCACTTTGGAGCTAAAG GATTACTCTTTCTGGATTCCGTACAGCACCATCGCCCTCATATTCCTCTTTGTCATCTTTTATGGAGCAGGTCCAG CTGGGGTGTTTCCACCGCTCAGTCATGAGATATTTGTCCAATCATATCGCTCTGCAGCGTTTGTGTTCATTGGAATTCTGATGTGGGGCGGCTTCACTGTGTTAGGATTCATCTTTCCTTTCCTTATG GTCACTCTGAAGTCCTTCAGCTTTGTTCTCTTCTCAGGCGTTTGTTTGGCCGCATCCCTCTATGTTTTCTTCATCCTACCAGAAACGAAGGGCAAAACTCCTCTGGAAATCTCTGAGGAGTTTAGGAACATAACAGTATGTGGCTCTTCCACTGATATGGACTTGTGCTTGGAGACCAAGTTGTGA
- the LOC108435647 gene encoding solute carrier family 2, facilitated glucose transporter member 9-like isoform X1: protein MPDRVFKLVWSTRVITPTQSSEWTDMDSVLRQLVRGKALLFIIVLSLGGSFHMGSNVTLISSPAPFIKSFINSSWTERYGEAPGEKTATLIWSTIVSSFPFGGLFGSINVRWITNHLGRKRAMIWNNAISFVALGTMIASRFANSFEMIMLSRFLFGFISGINTSIHCLYLGDSSPKKIRGMVSLTVALFSSSGKLFGQFMGLSEILGREAWWNILLGIPAFFSIIQMVTLPFFPEAPRYLLIEKGNTEECKKALQFLWGPGDYKLEIEEMLVEQAALRGERSKTLLELLRDQNVRWQICSLVIIQGAVEFCGISALSLYSYSIFQEAGIPVDKIRYVTMGVGLSEVLNNITCGLLIDRVGRKVLLWLGFGIMAVIMALMTLTLELKDYSFWIPYSTVALVFLFVIFYGGGPAGVMPSLTHEIFIQSYRSAAFVLMGILLWGSFTVLGFIFPFLLVTLKSFIFLLFSCVCLAASLYIFFILPETKGKTPLEISEEFRKIRVCCSSTDMDLCLETKL from the exons ATGCCAGACAGGGTTTTTAAATTAGTGTGGTCAACAAGAGTCATCACTCCCACACAGAGTTCTGAGTGGACAGACATGGACAGTGTGTTAAGGCAACTG GTTCGTGGGAAGGCTCTGCTGTTCATCATAGTTCTTAGCCTGGGAGGATCTTTCCACATGGGAAGCAATGTTACACTCATCAGCTCCCCAGCTCCA TTCATTAAGAGCTTTATAAACAGCAGCTGGACTGAGCGCTATGGAGAAGCTCCAGGAGAGAAAACAGCCACACTCATATGGTCCACTATAGTGTCCAGCTTTCCTTTTGGTGGTCTGTTTGGATCCATCAATGTCCGCTGGATCACCAACCACTTGGGGAG aaagagaGCTATGATCTGGAACAACGCGATCAGCTTTGTTGCTTTAGGCACCATGATCGCAAGCAGATTCGCAAACTCGTTCGAGATGATTATGCTCTCTCGCTTTCTGTTTGGGTTCATCTCAG GGATAAATACGAGCATCCATTGCCTCTACCTTGGAGACAGCTCACCCAAGAAAATAAGAGGAATGGTCTCGCTTACGGTCGCTCTCTTCTCATCTAGTGGCAAGCTGTTTGGGCAGTTCATGGGACTAAG TGAGATCCTGGGTCGGGAGGCCTGGTGGAATATCCTGCTCGGCATCCCAGCATTTTTCTCCATAATTCAGATGGTAACACTGCCTTTCTTTCCAGAAGCACCAAGATACTTACTAATAGAGAAGGGAAACACTGAGGAGTGTAAAAAAG CGCTACAGTTTCTGTGGGGTCCGGGGGACTATAAGCTGGAGATTGAGGAGATGCTGGTAGAGCAGGCAGCTCTGAGAGGAGAGCGCAGTAAGACACTGCTGGAGCTGCTGAGGGACCAAAATGTACGCTGGCAAATTTGCAGTTTGGTCATCATCCAAGGAGCTGTGGAGTTCTGTGGCATCTCAGCG CTCAGCCTATATTCTTACAGCATCTTTCAGGAGGCTGGAATTCCCGTGGACAAAATTCGTTATGTCACTATGGGGGTGGGGCTGTCTGAAGTCCTCAACAACATCACATGT GGCCTGCTGATTGACCGTGTGGGCAGGAAAGTGCTGCTTTGGCTCGGTTTTGGTATCATGGCAGTCATTATGGCACTGATGACCCTCACTTTGGAGCTAAAG GATTACTCTTTCTGGATTCCATACAGCACCGTTGCCCTCGTATTCCTCTTTGTCATCTTTTACGGAGGAGGCCCAG CTGGTGTGATGCCCTCGCTCACCCATGAGATATTCATCCAGTCGTATCGCTCTGCAGCGTTTGTGTTAATGGGAATTCTGTTGTGGGGCAGCTTCACTGTGTTAGGATTcatctttcctttccttctg GTCACTCTCAAGTCCTTCATCTTTTTGCTCTTCTCTTGTGTCTGTTTGGCCGCGTCCCTCTACATTTTCTTCATCCTACCAGAAACAAAGGGCAAAACTCCTCTGGAAATCTCTGAGGAGTTTAGGAAAATAAGAGTATGCTGCTCTTCCACTGATATGGACTTGTGCTTGGAGACCAAGTTGTGA
- the LOC108435647 gene encoding solute carrier family 2, facilitated glucose transporter member 9-like isoform X2, with the protein MSRLLFQVRGKALLFIIVLSLGGSFHMGSNVTLISSPAPFIKSFINSSWTERYGEAPGEKTATLIWSTIVSSFPFGGLFGSINVRWITNHLGRKRAMIWNNAISFVALGTMIASRFANSFEMIMLSRFLFGFISGINTSIHCLYLGDSSPKKIRGMVSLTVALFSSSGKLFGQFMGLSEILGREAWWNILLGIPAFFSIIQMVTLPFFPEAPRYLLIEKGNTEECKKALQFLWGPGDYKLEIEEMLVEQAALRGERSKTLLELLRDQNVRWQICSLVIIQGAVEFCGISALSLYSYSIFQEAGIPVDKIRYVTMGVGLSEVLNNITCGLLIDRVGRKVLLWLGFGIMAVIMALMTLTLELKDYSFWIPYSTVALVFLFVIFYGGGPAGVMPSLTHEIFIQSYRSAAFVLMGILLWGSFTVLGFIFPFLLVTLKSFIFLLFSCVCLAASLYIFFILPETKGKTPLEISEEFRKIRVCCSSTDMDLCLETKL; encoded by the exons ATGTCTCGTCTGTTGTTTCAGGTTCGTGGGAAGGCTCTGCTGTTCATCATAGTTCTTAGCCTGGGAGGATCTTTCCACATGGGAAGCAATGTTACACTCATCAGCTCCCCAGCTCCA TTCATTAAGAGCTTTATAAACAGCAGCTGGACTGAGCGCTATGGAGAAGCTCCAGGAGAGAAAACAGCCACACTCATATGGTCCACTATAGTGTCCAGCTTTCCTTTTGGTGGTCTGTTTGGATCCATCAATGTCCGCTGGATCACCAACCACTTGGGGAG aaagagaGCTATGATCTGGAACAACGCGATCAGCTTTGTTGCTTTAGGCACCATGATCGCAAGCAGATTCGCAAACTCGTTCGAGATGATTATGCTCTCTCGCTTTCTGTTTGGGTTCATCTCAG GGATAAATACGAGCATCCATTGCCTCTACCTTGGAGACAGCTCACCCAAGAAAATAAGAGGAATGGTCTCGCTTACGGTCGCTCTCTTCTCATCTAGTGGCAAGCTGTTTGGGCAGTTCATGGGACTAAG TGAGATCCTGGGTCGGGAGGCCTGGTGGAATATCCTGCTCGGCATCCCAGCATTTTTCTCCATAATTCAGATGGTAACACTGCCTTTCTTTCCAGAAGCACCAAGATACTTACTAATAGAGAAGGGAAACACTGAGGAGTGTAAAAAAG CGCTACAGTTTCTGTGGGGTCCGGGGGACTATAAGCTGGAGATTGAGGAGATGCTGGTAGAGCAGGCAGCTCTGAGAGGAGAGCGCAGTAAGACACTGCTGGAGCTGCTGAGGGACCAAAATGTACGCTGGCAAATTTGCAGTTTGGTCATCATCCAAGGAGCTGTGGAGTTCTGTGGCATCTCAGCG CTCAGCCTATATTCTTACAGCATCTTTCAGGAGGCTGGAATTCCCGTGGACAAAATTCGTTATGTCACTATGGGGGTGGGGCTGTCTGAAGTCCTCAACAACATCACATGT GGCCTGCTGATTGACCGTGTGGGCAGGAAAGTGCTGCTTTGGCTCGGTTTTGGTATCATGGCAGTCATTATGGCACTGATGACCCTCACTTTGGAGCTAAAG GATTACTCTTTCTGGATTCCATACAGCACCGTTGCCCTCGTATTCCTCTTTGTCATCTTTTACGGAGGAGGCCCAG CTGGTGTGATGCCCTCGCTCACCCATGAGATATTCATCCAGTCGTATCGCTCTGCAGCGTTTGTGTTAATGGGAATTCTGTTGTGGGGCAGCTTCACTGTGTTAGGATTcatctttcctttccttctg GTCACTCTCAAGTCCTTCATCTTTTTGCTCTTCTCTTGTGTCTGTTTGGCCGCGTCCCTCTACATTTTCTTCATCCTACCAGAAACAAAGGGCAAAACTCCTCTGGAAATCTCTGAGGAGTTTAGGAAAATAAGAGTATGCTGCTCTTCCACTGATATGGACTTGTGCTTGGAGACCAAGTTGTGA